From a single Solanum dulcamara chromosome 4, daSolDulc1.2, whole genome shotgun sequence genomic region:
- the LOC129884249 gene encoding uncharacterized protein LOC129884249 yields the protein MERDSIRYVQKFHQCQVHGDFIRVPPNELNVMGSPWPFSAWGMDVIGPIEPPTSNGHRFILVAIDYFTKWVEASTYKAVTKKVMADFVRNNIICRFGIPESIITDNAANLNSDLMKEICERFKITHQNSTTYRP from the coding sequence ATGGAGAGAGATAGCATTCGATACGTGCAGAAGTTTCATCAATGCCAAGTCCATGGAGATTTTATACGAGTTCCACCAAATGAGCTCAATGTTATGGGTTCCCCATGGCCATTTTCCGCTTGGGGAATGGATGTAATTGGACCCATAGAGCCTCCTACATCAAATGGACATCGTTTCATCCTTGTGGCTATCGATTATTTTACAAAATGGGTCGAAGCTTCGACATATAAGGCAGTAACTAAGAAAGTCATGGCAGATTTTGTTCGTAACAATATCATTTGTCGATTTGGGATTCCAGAATCAATTATAACAGATAATGCGGCCAATCTCAATAGCGATCTTATGAAGGAAATTTGTGAGCGATTCAAGATTACTCATCAAAATTCCACAACTTATCGG